A region of Haliotis asinina isolate JCU_RB_2024 chromosome 7, JCU_Hal_asi_v2, whole genome shotgun sequence DNA encodes the following proteins:
- the LOC137291479 gene encoding WD repeat-containing protein 36-like, with product MPSASKIFSGYRALGYVSNDIPLVVRHHQREKENYVCTSVGKSFHTYNCSKLGIVSVSDTHPADITCLAADAKHVFSACGKTIQAFKKGRKAVCSFEGHNCDVRILLPFGEHLISVDEDSHIIVWDIESQEIYLEMDFDNDFFSVTTLLHPNTYLNKILLGSQQGVMQLWNIRVDKLIYSFNSWHSPILVLEQAPAVDIVACGLADGRIILHNFKLDETLMKFTQDWGPVTTISFRTDGQPIMVTGSAAGHIAVWDLEDRKLKSQIRDAHSSSVTGMRCLPSEPLMVTSSADNTLKVWIFDQPDGGGRLLRHREGHKAPPTRIHHYGKNGQNIVSAGQDSLVLSFSTVHDKHNKSMGRASYNKKQSKKSGRKLDQHMMPPVTEFTAEQCRESDWDNMVACHRGERVVTTWSYQRSTMGKHKFENDRFLDNPVYLRTTAEAVEITPCGNFAVIGYSSGHVDMYNLQSGIFRGTFGTPTAHTCSVRGIAVDGLNQLVITAGADGQVNFWKFKTKVLLGSMKLKCSISHILLHRESAMLAVSLDDYTVVIVDIDTRREVRVFSGHSNIITDMTFSADARWLVTSSMDSTVRCWDLPTGKMIDCFLVDSAVTSLSMSPTSDFLATTHVDDLGIYLWSNMTLYSYVSLKPLPEDYEPQTIAVPSTSRRVTAVTDEDAEELELYEKSEFKSPAQISDELVTLSLLPNSRWQNLLNLDIIKLRNKPKQPPKVPKAAPFFLPTVPGLQPKFVQLEADEGKTKKGSRILSGNVQTLSPLAQLLEVSSDTGNYSPVLDHLKELGPSAIDVQISSLAPAGGGNVQVMAEFMKFINHSLKTNNNFEIVQAYLGLFLKLNADVIAETPELVEEAERLVTSHRESWRTLEDLFTQSLCLVTYLRSATL from the exons ATGCCAAGTGCCAGCAAAATATTCTCTGGATATAGGGCCTTGGGCTACGTGAGCAATGACATTCCACTTGTTGTACGTCACCACcaaagagaaaaagaaaattATGTGTGCACCAGCGTCGGCAAatcattccacacatacaac tgcTCAAAGCTTGGtattgtcagtgtca GTGATACTCATCCCGCTGATATTACTTGCCTAGCAGCTGATGCCAAGCATGTGTTCTCTGCATGTGGCAAAACTATCCAGGCTTTCAAGAAAGGGAGAAAG GCTGTATGTTCCTTTGAGGGTCACAACTGTGATGTCCGTATACTTCTGCCTTTTGGGGAACACCTGATATCAGTGGATGAAGACAGTCACATCATTGTCTGGGATATCGAATCACAGG AAATCTACTTGGAGATGGATTTTGATAATGACTTCTTTAGTGTGACAACCCTGCTTCACCCCAATACCTACCTCAACAAGATCCTCCTAGGCAGCCAGCAGGGTGTCATGCAGTTGTGGAACATCCGCGTCGACAAACTCATCTACTCCTTCAACAGCTGGCACTCGCCCATCCTGGTGCTGGAACAG GCTCCAGCAGTTGACATCGTGGCATGTGGTCTGGCAGACGGCAGGATCATACTCCACAACTTCAAGCTGGACGAGACACTGATGAAGTTCACTCAAGACTGGGGGCCAGTTACTACCATCTCATTCAGGACAG ATGGACAGCCAATAATGGTGACAGGAAGTGCTGCAGGCCACATTGCAGTGTGGGACTTGGAAGACAGGAAGTTGAAGAGTCAGATCCGAGATGCTCACTCATCTTCAGTGACTGGGATGCGATGTCTACCATCAGAACCACTCATGGTCACATCGTCTGCAGATAACACACTTAAG GTATGGATATTTGATCAGCCTGATGGAGGTGGGAGGTTGTTGAGGCACAGGGAAGGACACAAGGCCCCACCAACTCGCATACATCACTATGGCAAAAATGGTCAAAATATTGTCAGCGCAG GTCAAGACAGCCTGGTGTTGTCCTTCTCTACAGTTCATGACAAACACAACAAGAGTATGGGCCGGGCATCCTACAACAAGAAACAGTCCAAGAAATCTGGACGTAAACTTGACCAGCACATGATGCCCCCTGTCACGGAATTCACCGCAG AACAATGTCGGGAGAGTGACTGGGACAACATGGTGGCGTGTCATCGAGGGGAGAGGGTCGTTACAACCTGGAGCTATCAACGCTCTACAATGGGGAAACACAAGTTTGAGAACGACAGATTCCTTGACAACCCTGTATATCTGAGAACCACAGCTGAG GCAGTAGAGATCACACCATGTGGGAACTTTGCTGTTATTGGCTACAGTTCAGGGCATGTTGATATGTACAACCTTCAGTCTGGTATCTTCAGAGGGACATTCGGGACACCAACAG CACACACCTGTTCAGTGAGGGGTATTGCTGTGGATGGACTCAACCAGCTGGTCATCACAGCAGGAGCAGATGGACAAGTTAACTTCtggaaattcaaaacaaaagtgTTGCTAGGCTCCATGAAACTCAAATGCAGTATATCTCATATTCTTCTACACAGAGAAAG tgCCATGCTGGCAGTGTCTCTAGATGACTACACTGTTGTGATAGTCGACATTGACACAAGACGAGAGGTCCGTGTCTTCAGTGGACACAGCAACATCATCACAGACATG ACATTCAGTGCTGATGCTCGGTGGTTGGTGACCTCATCCATGGACTCCACAGTGAGATGCTGGGACCTGCCCACTGGCAA AATGATCGACTGTTTCTTGGTTGATTCAGCAGTGACATCACTGAGCATGTCTCCAACCAGTGACTTCCTGGCTACGACCCATGTTGACGACCTTGGCATCTATTTGTGGTCCAACATGACCTTGTACTCTTATGTGTCACTGAAACCACTCCCTGAAGACTACGAACCCCAGACAATTGCGGTCCCCAGTACCAGTCGTCGAGTCACAGCAG TTACTGACGAGGATGCAGAGGAGTTGGAGCTGTATGAGAAGTCTGAGTTCAAGTCCCCAGCCCAGATCTCAGATGAGTTGGTGACACTGTCTCTTCTTCCAAACTCCCGATGGCAGAACCTCCTCAATCTGGACATCATCAAG CTGAGGAACAAACCAAAACAGCCACCAAAGGTTCCAAAAGCAGCCCCATTCTTCCTGCCAACTGTACCAGGCCTGCAACCAAAGTTTGTCCAGTTGGAAGCAGATGAAGGAAAGACTAAG AAGGGCTCTCGGATCCTGTCAGGGAACGTGCAGACACTTTCACCCTTGGCTCAGCTACTGGAGGTCTCCAGTGACACAGGCAATT ATTCACCAGTACTGGATCATCTGAAGGAATTGGGCCCATCAGCAATTGATGTGCAGATTAGCTCACTGGCACCCGCTGGTGGTGGAAATGTGCAAGTGATGGCTGAATTCATGAAATTCATCAACCACAGTTTGAAGACTAACAACAACTTTGAGATTGTTCAGGCATATCTGGGACTGTTTCTGAAG CTGAATGCTGACGTGATAGCTGAGACACCGGAGCTTGTTGAGGAAGCAGAGCGCCTAGTGACAAGTCACCGAGAATCTTGGAGGACACTGGAGGACCTCTTCACTCAGTCATTATGTCTGGTCACATACCTGCGATCTGCGACCTTATAA